The proteins below are encoded in one region of Geomonas ferrireducens:
- a CDS encoding methyltransferase domain-containing protein, which produces MPFIPRRRTNLEFLDLPSDVCSVDELEGSLADIRTVNRYLGDRWALLKHLSARAKGLVRFTVLDVATGSADLPVTMVEWARKKGIDISVTAVDINSRTIDIARRCTLQYPEIELMVADALELPFRDGSFDFVLCSKTLHHMKEPEGIAALREIMRVARRGYLVMDLQRSWVAYLLIYALTRIFTRNRMTRYDGPLSVLKAFTVEDLTLWAQQAGAPSFRIHREPFWLLVLSGDKS; this is translated from the coding sequence ATGCCGTTTATCCCACGCAGGAGGACAAACCTGGAATTTCTCGATCTCCCTTCGGACGTCTGCAGTGTCGACGAACTCGAAGGGAGTCTCGCCGACATTCGCACGGTGAACCGTTATCTGGGCGACCGCTGGGCGCTTTTGAAACACCTGTCGGCTCGGGCGAAGGGGCTGGTGCGGTTCACGGTGCTTGACGTCGCCACCGGTTCCGCCGACCTTCCGGTCACTATGGTTGAGTGGGCGCGTAAAAAAGGGATCGATATCAGCGTCACTGCAGTCGACATCAACAGCCGCACCATAGACATTGCGCGCCGGTGCACCCTGCAATACCCCGAGATCGAGCTGATGGTCGCCGATGCCCTGGAACTCCCGTTCCGGGATGGGAGCTTCGATTTCGTGCTCTGCAGCAAGACCCTGCACCACATGAAGGAGCCGGAAGGGATCGCCGCGCTGCGTGAAATCATGCGCGTGGCGCGGAGGGGATACCTCGTCATGGACCTGCAAAGGAGCTGGGTCGCCTACCTCCTCATCTACGCGCTCACGAGAATTTTCACCAGAAACCGCATGACCCGATACGACGGCCCGCTCTCCGTGCTGAAGGCGTTCACCGTCGAGGACCTCACCCTGTGGGCGCAGCAGGCGGGTGCCCCCTCCTTCAGGATCCACCGCGAGCCGTTCTGGCTGCTCGTTCTCTCCGGGGATAAATCATGA
- a CDS encoding B12-binding domain-containing radical SAM protein — protein sequence MPSRILVISTNRERAPQPTVPLGAAWVAESLLQAGFQVRLLDLCFARDALRATQDAIAAFAPDGIALSVRNLDNCNFLNPKSYLTEVRLLVDFIKSRSDARILVGGSGVSIMPQQVLDFLDLDHAVVGEGEHAAPLFFRTEGAEHAGRVAGVARRSKAGMADADGGAASAGPFITPHLHRWVETPRYLALEPVLPVQGKRGCTHRCLYCTYRSIEGESWRVREPGAVVDEILSAMHHTRAREFEFVDSIFNEPEGYLETLLDEILRRGIKARFSVSSLSPKGLTRNQLELMARAGVASAVITPESAAGATLAALGKGFDEDEVHRAAELVSSSRLRALWCFLLGGPSEDEMTLGKTVAFLNRYLSDKDHAFLTTGIRIYPGTGLHDVALRDGLVAAGDDLLMPAFYFSPQLTPQQARTLLDRGIRAPSRCINLLDTQAPVIGALRRIGTAVGLPTPYWRYTRFAKAMSRKR from the coding sequence GTGCCGTCCCGCATACTCGTCATCAGCACGAACCGTGAGCGTGCCCCGCAGCCGACGGTTCCTCTCGGCGCGGCCTGGGTGGCCGAGTCGCTGCTGCAGGCCGGCTTCCAGGTCCGCCTGCTCGACCTCTGCTTCGCCCGGGATGCGCTGCGCGCGACGCAGGACGCCATCGCCGCGTTCGCTCCCGACGGCATCGCCCTTTCCGTAAGAAATCTCGACAACTGCAACTTCCTCAACCCCAAATCCTACCTTACCGAGGTGCGGCTACTGGTGGATTTCATCAAGTCGCGCAGCGACGCCAGAATCCTCGTGGGAGGCTCCGGCGTGAGCATCATGCCGCAGCAGGTCCTCGACTTTCTCGACCTGGACCATGCCGTTGTTGGGGAGGGGGAGCATGCCGCCCCGCTTTTTTTTCGCACTGAAGGAGCCGAGCATGCCGGACGTGTGGCAGGGGTGGCCCGCCGCAGCAAAGCCGGCATGGCGGACGCGGACGGGGGGGCTGCAAGCGCCGGCCCCTTCATCACGCCGCACCTGCACCGCTGGGTGGAGACACCGCGTTACCTCGCTCTGGAGCCGGTGCTGCCCGTCCAGGGGAAGAGGGGGTGCACCCATCGATGCCTATACTGCACCTACCGCAGCATCGAGGGGGAGTCGTGGCGGGTCAGGGAGCCGGGAGCGGTGGTCGATGAGATCCTATCGGCCATGCATCACACCCGGGCACGCGAGTTCGAGTTCGTGGACAGCATCTTCAACGAGCCGGAGGGGTATCTGGAAACCTTGCTAGATGAGATTTTGAGGCGTGGGATCAAGGCCCGCTTCAGCGTCTCGTCCCTTTCCCCGAAAGGGCTCACCAGGAATCAACTTGAGCTGATGGCCCGCGCGGGAGTGGCTTCCGCGGTCATCACTCCCGAGAGTGCAGCCGGCGCCACCCTGGCTGCGCTAGGCAAGGGATTCGACGAGGACGAGGTGCACCGCGCCGCGGAACTTGTTTCAAGCTCGCGCCTGCGCGCCTTGTGGTGCTTTCTTCTGGGTGGCCCCTCCGAAGATGAGATGACCCTGGGAAAGACGGTGGCCTTTCTGAACCGCTACCTGAGTGACAAAGACCACGCCTTCCTGACCACCGGGATACGTATCTACCCGGGTACCGGTTTGCATGATGTAGCCTTGCGGGATGGGCTGGTTGCGGCAGGAGACGATCTGCTCATGCCGGCTTTCTATTTTTCGCCGCAGCTTACCCCGCAGCAGGCCCGGACGCTTTTGGACCGGGGAATAAGGGCGCCGTCGCGCTGCATCAATCTGCTTGATACACAAGCTCCGGTAATTGGGGCTTTGCGCCGGATTGGAACTGCTGTGGGGTTGCCGACGCCGTACTGGCGCTATACCCGCTTCGCCAAGGCGATGAGCCGCAAACGCTGA
- a CDS encoding U32 family peptidase encodes MKFSVATNFEPDLLPALEGFPVTELFGKLASDSIGGGRASFMLAPLGRDRFRAHVADAARRGIGFNYLLNPACLDNREYTRKGQQDLERLLEFIEECDVTSVTVSLPFLLPIIKKRHPRLKVRVGVYARVDCVAKAKFWEELGADCITLESIAVNRDFAMLQAIREAVRIELQLIANSNCLIFCPWSGQHMVNLSHASQKGHESRGFMIDYCALRCSAAKLADPSHYLRSEFIRPEDLGAYTGLGYHFFKILERGAPTQVLARRVRAYAEGRFEGNLLDLIQPYGYRGGGGSGGLAGLLRFARFFLRPATVSPTGLMRLKRLAEKRGLLAGLDWHPVYIDNRLLDGFLDGLKEIECRGCDCSRCGYCARWAEKAVRVDAKYREEMLQLYQAAFHDMHSGALWGVTDRRG; translated from the coding sequence ATGAAGTTCTCCGTCGCCACCAATTTCGAGCCCGACCTGCTGCCCGCTCTCGAAGGATTTCCGGTCACGGAGCTCTTCGGCAAGCTTGCCAGTGACAGCATAGGCGGGGGGCGCGCCTCCTTCATGCTGGCGCCCCTCGGCAGGGACCGCTTCCGCGCCCACGTCGCAGATGCGGCGCGGAGGGGAATCGGGTTCAACTACCTGCTGAACCCCGCCTGCCTGGACAACCGCGAGTACACCCGCAAGGGGCAGCAGGACCTGGAACGGCTGCTCGAGTTTATCGAGGAGTGCGACGTCACCTCGGTAACCGTCTCGCTTCCTTTCCTGCTTCCCATCATCAAGAAGCGGCACCCACGCCTCAAGGTGCGGGTGGGCGTCTACGCGCGGGTGGATTGCGTGGCGAAGGCCAAGTTCTGGGAGGAACTGGGGGCGGACTGCATCACGCTCGAATCGATCGCGGTGAACCGGGACTTCGCCATGCTGCAGGCGATCCGCGAGGCGGTGCGCATCGAGCTTCAGCTCATCGCCAACTCCAACTGCCTCATCTTCTGCCCCTGGTCGGGACAGCACATGGTGAACCTGTCGCACGCCTCCCAGAAGGGGCACGAAAGCCGCGGCTTCATGATCGATTACTGCGCCCTGCGCTGCTCCGCGGCAAAGCTCGCCGACCCGTCGCATTACCTGCGCTCCGAGTTTATCCGGCCCGAGGACCTCGGAGCCTACACCGGGCTTGGCTACCATTTCTTCAAGATCCTGGAGCGGGGTGCGCCGACGCAGGTGCTGGCGCGCCGGGTGAGGGCCTACGCAGAAGGACGCTTCGAAGGAAACCTGCTCGATCTGATCCAGCCATACGGTTACCGGGGGGGCGGAGGAAGCGGGGGGCTTGCCGGGCTTTTGAGGTTCGCGAGGTTCTTCCTCCGTCCGGCAACGGTGAGCCCTACCGGGCTCATGCGCCTGAAGCGTCTGGCCGAGAAGCGCGGCTTGCTGGCGGGACTGGACTGGCACCCGGTCTACATCGACAACCGGCTCCTGGACGGCTTTCTGGACGGCCTGAAGGAAATCGAATGCCGGGGCTGTGATTGCTCCCGGTGCGGCTACTGCGCCCGCTGGGCGGAGAAGGCGGTCAGAGTCGACGCGAAGTACCGCGAGGAGATGCTGCAGCTTTACCAGGCCGCTTTCCATGACATGCATTCCGGCGCCCTCTGGGGGGTGACCGATAGGAGGGGATGA